A single genomic interval of Bos taurus isolate L1 Dominette 01449 registration number 42190680 breed Hereford chromosome 6, ARS-UCD2.0, whole genome shotgun sequence harbors:
- the LOC509118 gene encoding LOW QUALITY PROTEIN: phenylalanine--tRNA ligase beta subunit-like (The sequence of the model RefSeq protein was modified relative to this genomic sequence to represent the inferred CDS: substituted 1 base at 1 genomic stop codon), with translation MPTVSVKXDLLFRALGRTYTDEEFDELCFEFGLELDEITSEKEIISKEQGNEKAHGASDVVLYKIDVPANRYDLLCLEGLVRGLQVFKERIKTPMYKRVMPKGEIQKLIITEETAKIRPYTVAAVLRNIKFTKDRYDSFIELQEKLHQNICRKRALVAIGTHDLDTLSGPFTYTAKKPSDIKFKPLNKSKEYTACELMNIYKTDNQLKHYLHIIENKPLYPVIYDSKGVVLSMPPIINGNHSKITVNTKNVFIECTGTDFTKAKIVLDVIVTTFSEYCENQFTVEAAEVVFPNGKLHTFPELAYRKEMVRADLINKKVGIRETPENLAKLLTRMCLKSEVIGDGNQIEVEIPPTRADIIHACDIIEDAAIAYGYNNIQMTLPKTYTIANQFPLNKLTELLRQDMAAAGFTEALTFALCSQEDIADKLGMDISATKAVHISNPKTAEFQVARTTLLPGLLKTLAANRKTPLPLKLFEISDIVIKDSSRDVGARNYRHLCAVYYNKNPGFEIIHGLLDRIMELLDVPPGEKKGGYAIKASEGPVFFPGRCAEIFARGQSIGKLGVLHPDVITKFELTMPCSCVEINIEPFL, from the coding sequence ATGCCGACTGTCAGCGTGAAGTGAGATCTGCTCTTCCGAGCCCTGGGCCGGACCTACACTGATGAAGAATTTGATGAACTGTGCTTTGAATTTGGACTGGAACTTGATGAAATTacatctgaaaaggaaattataagtaAGGAACAAGGTAATGAAAAGGCCCATGGGGCCTCTGATGTTGTTCTCTACAAAATTGACGTCCCTGCCAATAGATATGACCTGCTGTGTCTGGAAGGATTGGTTCGAGGACTTCAAGTCTTCAAAGAAAGGATAAAGACTCCGATGTATAAACGGGTAATGCCTAAAGGAGAAATCCAGAAGTTGATCATCACAGAAGAGACAGCTAAAATACGCCCGTACACTGTTGCAGCGGTTCTCCGAAACATAAAGTTTACAAAAGATAGATATGACAGCTTCATTGAACTTCAGGAGAAATTACATCAGAACATTTGCAGGAAAAGAGCCTTGGTTGCTATTGGTACCCATGATTTGGACACTTTGTCAGGTCCATTTACTTACACTGCAAAGAAACCTTCTGATATCAAATTCAAGCCTCTAAATAAGAGTAAAGAGTATACAGCCTGTGAACTGATGAACATATACAAGACTGACAACCAGCTTAAACATTATTTACATATAATTGAAAATAAACCTCTGTACCCAGTTATCTATGATAGCAAAGGTGTCGTCCTTTCCATGCCTCCAATCATCAACGGAAACCATTCCAAAATAACAGTAAATacgaaaaatgtatttattgagtgCACAGGAACTGACTTTACTAAGGCAAAAATAGTTCTTGATGTCATTGTTACCACGTTCAGTGAATATTGTGAGAATCAGTTTACGGTTGAAGCAGCTGAGGTAGTTTTTCCTAATGGAAAATTACATACCTTTCCAGAACTGGCTTATCGAAAGGAGATGGTGAGAGCTGACCTAATTAACAAAAAAGTTGGGATCAGAGAAACTCCAGAAAATCTTGCCAAGCTTCTGACCAGGATGTGTTTAAAGTCAGAAGTCATAGGCGATGGGAATCAGATCGAGGTTGAAATCCCCCCGACCAGAGCTGACATTATCCACGCCTGTGATATCATAGAAGACGCAGCTATTGCTTACGGATATAACAACATTCAGATGACTCTCCCGAAAACGTACACCATAGCTAATCAATTTCCCCTAAATAAACTCACAGAACTCCTGAGACAGGACATGGCAGCTGCCGGATTCACCGAAGCACTTACCTTTGCTCTGTGCTCCCAAGAAGATATTGCTGACAAACTGGGTATGGATATCTCTGCAACCAAGGCCGTCCACATAAGTAATCCTAAAACGGCTGAATTCCAGGTGGCACGCACTACCCTTCTTCCTGGCCTCCTCAAGACCCTAGCTGCCAATCGGAAGACGCCACTTCCTCTGAAGCTGTTTGAAATTTCTGACATTGTAATAAAAGATTCTAGCAGAGATGTGGGTGCAAGAAACTACAGGCATCTCTGTGCTGTTTATTACAACAAGAATCCTGGGTTTGAGATAATCCATGGGCTTCTGGATAGAATCATGGAGCTGCTTGACGTGCCTCCTGGTGAAAAGAAGGGAGGATATGCAATCAAAGCATCAGAAGGCCCTGTGTTCTTTCCTGGGCGATGTGCAGAGATCTTTGCCCGGGGCCAGAGCATCGGGAAGCTGGGGGTCCTTCATCCCGACGTTATCACCAAGTTCGAGCTGACTATGCCCTGCTCCTGCGTGGAAATCAACATTGAGCCATTTTTGTGA